Proteins from one Cicer arietinum cultivar CDC Frontier isolate Library 1 chromosome 3, Cicar.CDCFrontier_v2.0, whole genome shotgun sequence genomic window:
- the LOC101493402 gene encoding mitochondrial pyruvate carrier 1-like: protein MNALRSFWNSPLGPKTTHFWGPTLNWSLPLAAAMDTKKPPETVSVNMTAVMCVYSALFMRFAWVVNPRNVHLMVCHVSNETVQLYQLSRWIRAQRGTQQKKDDKDE from the exons ATGAACGCCCTCCGCTCGTTTTGGAACAGTCCTCTGGGCCCGAAAACTACTCATTTCTGGGGTCCTACCTTAAACTGGAGCCTTCCTCTTGCG GCAGCGATGGACACAAAGAAACCCCCGGAAACGGTATCAGTCAATATGACTGCAG TTATGTGTGTCTATTCGGCACTGTTCATGAGATTTGCTTGGGTGGTGAACCCGCGTAACGTGCATCTTATGGTATGCCATGTATCCAATGAGACAGTGCAATTGTATCAACTCTCAAGGTGGATTAGAGCTCAAAG GGGCACTCAGCAGAAGAAAGATGACAAAGATGAATGA